A stretch of the Sorangium aterium genome encodes the following:
- a CDS encoding ImmA/IrrE family metallo-endopeptidase, producing MNGRLSALAILLGGLLGPASARAAEPALVAVDLDDDDADGVPDGEQPRVPPAPELLALRAPRGASQAPAAIPAGLRLLVDGSPVKPGAAIPAGARRVEIQAVRAGRSEIALFGEARTISAFEVRAIDGAGRRIDMARSHASLQRTPPDRLGDDPFANLDDPDAIRLLVIGAPEDLPLTLDIHSAAPSGGVIDRLPDVPLGHVRCPEDVPPGLVCGSTRPLRAVADDIDRNHPMIVDRSVKGEVGGALVVALPGGPKVQMIRIAGPRSSPLGPLGRTRARLRIVMVRPRAGGPPPMGGDDAGALAIARAEVERANALWGACGVSFGPPEALDVTFVDPPRPHLLAIGCDHGLPASGGAIRVRVDGHEVTAAIAPRARPDAAARAVAAAIGAAGFSARLSDNPAIGAGAYGTTDVLVRRPGGALATIEPPAAGALSTDATLTACIGAVDLDDGLQHFSDTDAIAGTVEERALLKAFDDGDPATVDVVMVPSFAGGGRIGESFIFADGGAIRNTIIEDRAGLRADRASFALAHELGHVLLDEPGHPDDFGIDTPTRLMDADAANASAYGPRRLTVDECARAIRQSGAAAPRPGQQSGAADPRLGGPPPRGGGAPPAGAAAEAPGGAPGFRPSGPVPLLAPWPLAPLGRER from the coding sequence ATGAATGGGCGGCTGTCTGCACTCGCGATCCTCCTCGGCGGGCTCCTCGGCCCGGCCAGCGCCCGAGCGGCCGAGCCCGCGCTGGTCGCCGTCGATCTGGACGACGACGATGCCGACGGCGTGCCGGACGGCGAGCAGCCTCGAGTGCCGCCCGCCCCGGAGCTCCTCGCGCTGCGCGCGCCGCGCGGGGCGAGCCAGGCGCCCGCGGCGATCCCCGCGGGCCTGCGGCTCCTCGTCGACGGCAGCCCGGTCAAGCCCGGCGCGGCGATCCCCGCGGGCGCCCGCCGGGTCGAGATCCAGGCGGTCCGCGCCGGGCGCAGCGAGATCGCGCTCTTCGGCGAGGCGCGGACGATCAGCGCGTTCGAGGTGCGCGCGATCGACGGCGCCGGGCGGCGCATCGACATGGCGCGCTCCCACGCCTCGCTTCAGCGGACACCGCCGGACCGGCTCGGCGACGATCCGTTCGCGAACCTCGACGATCCCGACGCGATCCGGCTGCTCGTCATCGGCGCGCCCGAGGATCTGCCGCTCACCCTCGACATCCACTCCGCCGCGCCGTCGGGCGGGGTGATCGATCGCCTGCCCGACGTGCCGCTCGGCCACGTGCGGTGCCCGGAGGACGTGCCGCCGGGCCTCGTGTGCGGATCGACGCGCCCCCTGCGGGCGGTCGCGGACGACATCGATCGCAACCACCCGATGATCGTCGATCGCTCCGTGAAGGGCGAGGTCGGCGGGGCGCTCGTCGTCGCCCTGCCCGGCGGGCCGAAGGTCCAGATGATCCGCATCGCCGGCCCGCGCTCCTCGCCGCTCGGGCCGCTCGGGCGCACGCGCGCGCGCCTCCGGATCGTCATGGTGCGCCCCCGCGCTGGCGGCCCGCCGCCGATGGGCGGGGACGACGCCGGCGCGCTCGCCATCGCGCGCGCGGAGGTCGAGCGGGCGAACGCCCTCTGGGGCGCGTGCGGCGTGAGCTTCGGCCCGCCCGAGGCGCTCGACGTCACCTTCGTCGATCCGCCGCGCCCGCACCTGCTCGCGATCGGCTGCGACCACGGCCTGCCGGCCAGCGGCGGCGCGATCCGGGTGCGCGTCGACGGCCACGAGGTGACCGCGGCGATCGCGCCCCGCGCGCGCCCCGACGCGGCGGCCCGGGCCGTCGCCGCGGCGATCGGCGCGGCGGGGTTCTCGGCGCGGCTCTCCGACAACCCGGCCATCGGCGCGGGCGCCTACGGGACCACCGACGTGCTCGTGCGGCGGCCGGGCGGCGCGCTCGCGACCATCGAGCCGCCGGCGGCGGGCGCGCTGAGCACCGACGCGACGCTCACGGCGTGCATCGGCGCCGTGGATCTCGACGACGGCCTCCAGCACTTCAGCGACACGGACGCCATCGCCGGCACGGTCGAGGAGCGGGCGCTGCTCAAGGCGTTCGACGACGGCGACCCCGCGACCGTGGACGTCGTGATGGTCCCGAGCTTCGCCGGCGGCGGGCGGATCGGCGAGTCGTTCATCTTCGCCGACGGCGGGGCGATCCGGAACACGATCATCGAGGATCGCGCCGGCCTGCGCGCGGATCGCGCGTCGTTCGCGCTGGCGCACGAGCTCGGCCACGTGCTGCTCGACGAGCCGGGGCACCCGGACGATTTCGGGATCGACACGCCGACCCGGCTGATGGACGCCGACGCGGCCAACGCCTCGGCGTACGGGCCGCGCCGCCTCACCGTCGACGAGTGCGCGCGCGCGATCCGCCAGAGCGGCGCGGCAGCGCCGCGGCCGGGTCAACAGAGCGGCGCGGCGGACCCGCGCCTGGGCGGGCCCCCCCCGCGCGGCGGGGGGGCGCCTCCGGCGGGGGCCGCGGCGGAGGCGCCGGGCGGCGCGCCCGGGTTCCGGCCGAGCGGCCCCGTGCCGCTGCTCGCGCCGTGGCCGCTCGCCCCGCTCGGTCGAGAGAGGTGA
- a CDS encoding serine/threonine-protein kinase gives MIAEALPDPADAGRDPVEERQLPRSGIVRHAGRERGAPKGLPAGRGAGAVGGITTGAPACGRLAVDPLVGRTEHGLHIERLIAEGGMGAVYAARRVATGEPVALKALRRVHAGDSGIEGRFAREVRLARRIDHPNVCPVLGEGRLEDGRPFFVMPLFDGVTLSEEVRQRGPLPIGRALALADQILAGLAAMHAAKVVHRDLQPGNILLVPGARGAGAGEGATTVKLIDLGFAHEPGVDTGDGVTPDSPGSLVGTLLFMSPEQAMRSRAITERSDLFAAALLIYYALSGKLPFRGRGDLDVLVAIVRSAPVPLRRERRDVPRVLDEVLSRALSKHPDHRFPSASAMRDALAGVPV, from the coding sequence ATGATCGCTGAGGCGCTGCCTGACCCTGCCGACGCGGGCCGCGATCCGGTCGAGGAGCGACAGCTGCCTCGTTCCGGGATCGTCCGCCACGCCGGCCGCGAGCGGGGGGCGCCGAAGGGGCTCCCGGCGGGGCGTGGCGCCGGGGCGGTAGGCGGGATCACCACGGGGGCCCCGGCGTGTGGGCGGCTGGCCGTCGACCCGCTCGTCGGTCGTACAGAGCACGGACTGCACATCGAGCGGCTCATCGCCGAGGGGGGGATGGGCGCTGTGTACGCGGCCCGCCGCGTTGCGACGGGGGAGCCGGTCGCCCTCAAGGCGCTCCGGCGCGTGCACGCGGGGGACTCCGGGATCGAGGGCCGGTTCGCCCGCGAGGTGCGGCTCGCCCGCCGCATCGACCACCCGAACGTCTGCCCCGTGCTCGGCGAGGGGCGCCTCGAGGACGGGCGGCCGTTCTTCGTGATGCCGCTCTTCGACGGCGTCACGCTGAGCGAGGAGGTCCGGCAGCGCGGCCCCTTGCCGATCGGCCGCGCGCTCGCCCTCGCGGATCAGATCCTCGCCGGGCTCGCGGCGATGCACGCGGCGAAGGTCGTCCACCGCGACCTCCAGCCCGGCAACATCCTGCTCGTGCCCGGGGCGCGGGGCGCAGGGGCAGGGGAGGGCGCGACGACGGTCAAGCTCATCGATCTCGGCTTCGCGCACGAGCCCGGCGTCGACACGGGCGACGGCGTGACGCCGGACAGCCCCGGGTCGCTCGTTGGCACGCTGCTCTTCATGTCGCCCGAGCAGGCGATGCGGAGCCGCGCGATCACCGAGCGGAGCGACCTGTTCGCGGCCGCGCTGCTCATCTACTACGCGCTCTCGGGCAAGCTCCCCTTCCGGGGCCGGGGCGATCTCGACGTGCTCGTCGCGATCGTGCGGTCCGCGCCCGTGCCCCTCCGGCGGGAGCGCCGTGACGTCCCGCGCGTGCTCGACGAGGTGCTCTCGCGGGCCCTGTCCAAGCACCCCGACCACCGCTTCCCCAGCGCCTCGGCGATGCGCGACGCCCTCGCCGGCGTGCCGGTGTAG
- a CDS encoding endonuclease/exonuclease/phosphatase family protein: MADLRVAFWNVQNLFEPGTSKYGPTDEPELLAKLDVIARSLDGLFAGAGPDLVGLAEIHTQRILDLLVQRLRHRYLKLFERSGDGRWTGLAVLAREGSFTRLVVEEAYHPWVTSMPRWLMARCQLREDQGGASILFVVNHWRSRVTDASSNAAEERLETARALRGKLARSRLDRCAIVLGDFNAEPFEEPFGEAGLRSVRHFDPRLWDGEAASCLYNTAWRFLAEPDWWEVVEARGEAYVASRPRTTFNASPPVLFDQLLVSGYALRGGPITLRESSVAYAADDATTSSTSSGYRRPLPWTYGAGSGSGASDHFPLVATFRMNGGTADD, translated from the coding sequence ATGGCCGACCTGCGCGTTGCCTTCTGGAACGTCCAGAACCTCTTCGAGCCGGGGACCTCGAAATACGGGCCCACGGACGAGCCAGAGCTGCTCGCCAAGCTCGACGTCATCGCGCGGAGCCTCGACGGTCTCTTTGCAGGCGCCGGGCCGGATCTCGTCGGGCTCGCCGAGATCCATACGCAGCGCATCCTCGATCTCCTGGTGCAACGGTTGCGTCACCGGTACCTCAAGCTCTTCGAGCGCTCTGGGGACGGCCGGTGGACAGGTCTTGCGGTGCTAGCGCGGGAGGGGTCGTTCACCAGGCTCGTCGTCGAAGAGGCCTATCACCCGTGGGTTACCTCGATGCCGCGCTGGCTGATGGCGCGATGCCAGCTCAGGGAAGACCAGGGCGGCGCGTCGATCTTGTTTGTGGTGAACCACTGGAGAAGCCGCGTCACCGACGCCTCCAGCAATGCCGCTGAGGAGCGCCTCGAGACGGCTCGAGCGCTCAGGGGCAAGCTGGCCCGTTCGCGCCTCGATAGGTGCGCGATCGTCCTCGGCGACTTCAACGCCGAGCCGTTCGAGGAGCCGTTCGGCGAGGCTGGCCTCCGCAGCGTGCGTCACTTCGACCCGCGCCTCTGGGACGGGGAAGCTGCCTCCTGTCTCTACAATACAGCCTGGCGTTTCCTCGCCGAGCCAGACTGGTGGGAGGTGGTCGAGGCACGCGGCGAAGCCTACGTGGCATCGCGACCGAGGACGACGTTCAATGCGTCGCCACCTGTCCTCTTCGATCAGCTCCTCGTCTCCGGATACGCCCTTCGTGGCGGGCCCATCACGCTCCGAGAGTCCAGCGTCGCTTACGCCGCCGATGACGCGACCACGAGCTCGACGTCCAGCGGCTACCGGAGGCCGCTGCCATGGACCTATGGCGCGGGCAGCGGCTCGGGCGCTTCGGATCACTTCCCTCTCGTCGCGACATTTCGAATGAATGGAGGAACGGCCGATGACTGA
- the nuoE gene encoding NADH-quinone oxidoreductase subunit NuoE produces the protein MTEQFALTAERRTELEKILARYPNRQAACIPVLHLCQEQEGWVSERVLRWVAEQLGLSAAHVQGVATFYTLFNKEPVGKHQVWVCRTLSCALNGADQVLHHCEKRLGIHAGETTKDGRITLRTAECLASCGTAPMMQVDRDYHEGLTLEKVDAILDRLTR, from the coding sequence ATGACCGAACAATTTGCTCTGACCGCCGAGCGGCGAACCGAGCTCGAGAAGATCCTCGCGCGCTACCCGAACCGCCAGGCCGCGTGCATCCCCGTGCTCCACCTCTGCCAGGAACAAGAGGGGTGGGTCTCCGAGCGGGTGCTCCGCTGGGTCGCCGAGCAGCTCGGCCTCTCGGCGGCGCACGTCCAGGGGGTCGCGACCTTCTACACGCTCTTCAACAAGGAGCCCGTCGGCAAGCACCAGGTCTGGGTGTGCCGGACGCTGAGCTGCGCGCTGAACGGCGCGGACCAGGTGCTCCACCACTGTGAGAAGCGGCTCGGGATCCACGCCGGCGAGACCACGAAGGACGGGAGGATCACGCTGCGCACCGCAGAGTGCCTCGCCTCGTGCGGCACCGCCCCGATGATGCAGGTCGATCGCGACTACCACGAGGGCCTCACGCTCGAGAAGGTGGACGCGATCCTCGATCGGTTGACGAGGTGA
- a CDS encoding 3'-5' exonuclease codes for MAKRLDLILVIDVESTCWEGHPPPGEENEIIEIGVCPLEVASCRRRERRSILVRPERSRVSPFCTALTTLTQADVDAGVSFRDACATLRSELKAQDRLWASYGDYDRRMFERQCQSRGVPLPFGPSHLNVKSLFAVTHALSREVGMAEALERAGLPLAGTHHRGVDDAHNIAGLLAHLLLAARR; via the coding sequence GTGGCGAAGCGTCTTGATCTCATTCTCGTGATCGACGTGGAATCGACCTGCTGGGAGGGCCACCCGCCGCCGGGCGAGGAGAACGAGATCATCGAGATCGGCGTGTGCCCGCTGGAGGTCGCCTCGTGCCGGCGCCGGGAGCGGCGCTCGATCCTGGTGCGCCCGGAGCGCTCGCGCGTGAGCCCGTTCTGTACGGCGCTCACGACGCTGACGCAGGCGGACGTCGACGCGGGCGTGTCGTTCAGGGACGCGTGCGCGACGCTCCGGAGCGAGCTCAAGGCGCAGGATCGCCTCTGGGCGAGCTACGGCGACTACGACCGGCGCATGTTCGAGCGGCAGTGCCAGTCGCGCGGCGTGCCGCTCCCGTTCGGGCCGAGCCACCTCAACGTGAAGAGCCTGTTCGCGGTGACGCACGCGCTGTCGCGCGAGGTGGGGATGGCCGAGGCCCTGGAGCGCGCCGGCCTGCCGCTCGCGGGCACGCACCACCGGGGCGTCGACGACGCTCACAACATCGCGGGCCTGCTCGCGCACCTCCTGCTGGCCGCGCGGCGGTGA
- a CDS encoding hemerythrin domain-containing protein yields MDALDLLEHQHLEVSALMARIAAEPSPGLRTSMVAQLSRMIDAHVRIEETYLYPVCAERMAGDRKPLHDAYEKHGLARFAADNLLRTRVTDVRFEARLRLLRDIFAHHADEEEDILFPKAKRGLTDEQLDVIGSDLERAYEVLLRVGVPAGTPLARSQRGWPRRGAHAVRSLRPVSRRRGEALRVRGC; encoded by the coding sequence ATGGACGCACTCGATCTCTTGGAGCATCAGCATCTCGAAGTCAGCGCCCTGATGGCGCGCATCGCCGCCGAGCCCAGCCCGGGCCTCCGGACATCGATGGTCGCGCAGCTCTCCCGGATGATCGACGCGCACGTACGCATCGAGGAGACGTACCTCTACCCGGTGTGTGCCGAGCGGATGGCCGGCGACAGGAAGCCGCTCCACGACGCGTACGAGAAGCACGGCCTCGCGCGCTTCGCGGCGGACAACCTGCTGCGCACGCGCGTGACCGATGTGCGCTTCGAGGCGCGGCTCCGGCTCCTGCGGGACATTTTCGCCCACCACGCCGACGAGGAGGAGGACATCCTGTTCCCCAAGGCGAAGCGGGGCCTGACGGACGAGCAGCTCGACGTGATCGGCAGCGATCTGGAGCGCGCTTACGAGGTGCTGCTGCGCGTCGGCGTGCCCGCGGGCACCCCGCTCGCGCGCTCGCAGCGCGGCTGGCCCCGGCGCGGCGCCCACGCCGTGCGCTCGCTGCGCCCCGTCTCGCGGCGGAGGGGCGAAGCGCTCCGCGTCCGCGGCTGCTAG
- the nuoK gene encoding NADH-quinone oxidoreductase subunit NuoK — MISVPIEYYLVVAAVLFVIGSIGFLLRRNLLVLLMSIELMLNAVNLTLVAYNRVHPHDHAGQIFTFFVIAIAAAEAAVGLAIVLAFYRIRKTMRSDDADLLRS, encoded by the coding sequence ATGATCTCCGTCCCCATCGAGTACTACCTCGTCGTCGCGGCGGTGCTGTTCGTGATCGGGTCGATCGGCTTCCTGCTGCGCAGGAACCTCCTGGTCCTCCTGATGAGCATCGAGCTGATGCTCAACGCCGTGAACCTCACGCTCGTCGCGTACAACCGCGTGCACCCGCACGATCACGCCGGGCAGATCTTCACCTTCTTCGTCATCGCCATCGCGGCGGCGGAAGCCGCAGTCGGTCTCGCGATCGTGCTCGCGTTCTACCGCATCCGGAAGACGATGCGCTCGGACGACGCCGATCTCCTGAGGAGTTAG
- a CDS encoding NADH-quinone oxidoreductase subunit J family protein — protein MKIFEFAFFGLASLLVLLGGLATVAARNPIRGAMGLLTSIVGIAGLYLMLSAEFLAAIQILVYAGAIVILFLFVIMLLGPSATSPRDARTAVPRYVGAGVLGASSIGALALVASASKPGVTAIPAAPESLGTIEALGHELFTKGIVPFELSGALLLVAVIGAVAVARGKQVDPTLLPAGEGPDTASPEPGDQGAAQPGALAGHATLSAKEPH, from the coding sequence GTGAAAATCTTCGAGTTCGCCTTCTTCGGGCTGGCGTCGCTGCTCGTCCTGCTCGGCGGCCTGGCCACGGTCGCGGCCAGGAACCCGATCCGCGGCGCGATGGGCCTGCTCACGTCGATCGTCGGCATCGCGGGGCTCTACCTGATGCTCTCGGCGGAGTTCCTCGCCGCGATCCAGATCCTCGTGTACGCGGGCGCGATCGTCATCCTCTTCCTCTTCGTGATCATGCTCCTCGGCCCGTCGGCGACGTCGCCGCGCGACGCCCGCACCGCGGTGCCGCGCTACGTCGGCGCCGGCGTCCTCGGGGCGAGCAGCATCGGCGCGCTCGCCCTGGTCGCGAGCGCGTCGAAGCCCGGGGTCACGGCCATCCCGGCCGCCCCCGAGTCGCTCGGGACCATCGAGGCGCTCGGGCACGAGCTCTTCACGAAGGGGATCGTGCCGTTCGAGCTCTCGGGCGCGCTGCTCCTCGTCGCCGTGATCGGCGCCGTCGCCGTCGCCCGCGGCAAGCAGGTCGACCCGACGCTGCTGCCCGCCGGCGAAGGCCCGGACACCGCGTCGCCGGAGCCGGGCGATCAGGGGGCCGCGCAGCCGGGCGCCCTCGCGGGGCACGCCACCCTGTCGGCGAAGGAGCCGCACTGA
- the nuoF gene encoding NADH-quinone oxidoreductase subunit NuoF: protein MLRLTRYLTKNYDTPDGHKLAVYEKGGGYQQAKRALGMTREALVEEMKAANIRGRGGAGFAMGVKWSFMPWPPKPERPHYLVINADEGEPGTFKDRTLMEKNPHAVVEGCIIGCFGIGAHAAYIYVRDELHLSKARLWGAIEEARAKGYLGKRPFGIDYPVEVYVHTGAGAYICGEETSLLNSLEGKRGEPRLKPPFPAQFGAFGMPTTVNNLETIAAVPTALELGGENFSKLSSLHHLKDGGCRLFGVSGHVNNPGIFEAAVGVTLRDLIYEYGGGVKHGKLLAVIPGGSSCPILRADEVVNAPSDKSPLHPWHGQSVLDVPLGVDTFRALGTMLGTCCAIVLSDKACPVLAMHNLMRFYRHESCGQCTPCREGSAWIHRILDRIVHGEGTLEELDRLHEIADNIMGNTICAFGEGTAMPALGFLRKFRKEFEAYIQTKGRSSTGVLTP from the coding sequence ATGCTCCGGCTGACGCGCTATCTGACCAAGAACTACGACACGCCCGACGGCCACAAGCTCGCCGTCTACGAGAAGGGCGGCGGCTACCAGCAGGCGAAGCGCGCCCTCGGGATGACGCGCGAGGCGCTCGTCGAGGAGATGAAGGCGGCGAACATCCGCGGCCGCGGCGGCGCGGGCTTCGCGATGGGCGTGAAGTGGAGCTTCATGCCGTGGCCCCCGAAGCCCGAGCGGCCGCACTACCTCGTCATCAACGCGGACGAGGGCGAGCCCGGGACCTTCAAGGACCGCACCCTGATGGAGAAGAACCCTCACGCGGTCGTCGAGGGGTGCATCATCGGGTGCTTCGGGATCGGCGCCCACGCCGCGTACATCTACGTGCGCGACGAGCTGCACCTCTCGAAGGCGCGGCTCTGGGGCGCCATCGAGGAGGCGCGCGCGAAGGGCTACCTCGGCAAGCGCCCGTTCGGGATCGACTACCCCGTCGAGGTCTACGTCCACACCGGCGCCGGCGCCTACATCTGCGGCGAGGAGACGTCGCTGCTCAACTCGCTCGAGGGCAAGCGCGGCGAGCCGCGGCTCAAGCCGCCGTTCCCCGCCCAGTTCGGCGCGTTCGGGATGCCGACGACCGTGAACAACCTGGAGACGATCGCGGCCGTGCCCACGGCGCTCGAGCTCGGGGGGGAGAACTTCTCGAAGCTCTCCTCGCTGCACCACCTGAAGGACGGCGGCTGCCGGCTCTTCGGCGTGAGCGGCCACGTGAACAACCCCGGGATCTTCGAGGCGGCCGTCGGCGTCACGCTCCGCGACCTCATCTACGAGTACGGCGGCGGCGTGAAGCACGGGAAGCTCCTCGCGGTCATCCCGGGCGGCTCGTCGTGCCCGATCCTGCGCGCCGACGAGGTCGTCAACGCGCCGAGCGACAAGTCGCCGCTCCACCCGTGGCACGGCCAGAGCGTGCTCGACGTGCCGCTCGGCGTGGACACGTTCCGCGCGCTCGGGACGATGCTCGGGACCTGCTGCGCCATCGTGCTCAGCGACAAGGCGTGCCCCGTCCTCGCGATGCACAACCTGATGCGCTTCTACCGCCACGAGTCGTGCGGCCAGTGCACGCCGTGCCGCGAGGGTAGCGCGTGGATCCACCGGATCCTCGATCGCATCGTGCACGGCGAGGGGACGCTCGAGGAGCTCGATCGGCTGCACGAGATCGCCGACAACATCATGGGCAACACCATCTGCGCCTTCGGCGAGGGCACGGCGATGCCCGCGCTCGGCTTCCTCCGGAAGTTCCGCAAGGAGTTCGAGGCGTACATCCAGACCAAGGGCCGCTCGTCGACAGGGGTGCTCACGCCGTGA
- a CDS encoding HAD family hydrolase: MVSVSAVIFGVDGTILDTVDLHAAAWQQAFRRFGREVPREKLRSQVGKGADQLLQTFLSPEELGWIGAGISSLRDQIYGRELLPGARAFPCVRELLQRVARDGRRIVLASPTPRGELDASVALARVGDLVSWTVSADDADRSKPRPDVLEAALDRLGSVDPREVVLVGDAPSDAEAAAKLGLLSVGLLCGGFPEMELLEAGCAAIYLDPEDLLARYDASPLAPPGERLAV, from the coding sequence ATGGTCAGCGTCAGCGCCGTCATTTTCGGTGTCGACGGCACGATCCTCGACACCGTCGATCTGCACGCGGCCGCCTGGCAGCAGGCCTTCCGGCGGTTCGGCCGCGAGGTCCCGCGGGAGAAGCTGCGCAGCCAGGTCGGCAAGGGCGCGGACCAGCTGCTGCAGACGTTCCTCTCGCCCGAGGAGCTCGGCTGGATCGGCGCCGGCATCTCGTCGCTGCGCGACCAGATCTACGGGCGCGAGCTCCTCCCGGGCGCCCGGGCGTTCCCGTGTGTGCGCGAGCTGCTCCAGCGCGTCGCGCGCGACGGGCGCCGGATCGTGCTCGCCTCGCCGACGCCGCGCGGCGAGCTCGACGCGAGCGTCGCGCTCGCCCGGGTGGGCGATCTGGTCTCGTGGACGGTATCGGCCGACGACGCGGACAGATCGAAGCCGCGCCCCGACGTCCTCGAGGCCGCGCTCGATCGGCTCGGCAGCGTCGATCCTCGCGAGGTCGTGCTCGTCGGCGACGCGCCGTCGGACGCCGAGGCCGCGGCGAAGCTCGGCCTCCTCTCGGTGGGGCTCCTCTGCGGAGGCTTCCCCGAGATGGAGCTCCTCGAGGCCGGGTGCGCGGCGATCTACCTCGATCCGGAGGATCTCCTCGCGCGCTACGACGCGTCGCCGCTCGCGCCGCCGGGGGAGCGGCTCGCGGTCTAG
- a CDS encoding DUF2752 domain-containing protein has product MRGRAARLGTVAAVLGILVACGAPLCPFAIVTRHPCPGCGLTRATLALAQGHLADALRLHPLSPVMAPLVIAALAYNAAIYVKDGRIAAAEGMQGAWVTRLGIALAILMLTVWIARFFGAFGGPVPV; this is encoded by the coding sequence GTGCGCGGCCGCGCCGCGCGACTAGGCACGGTGGCGGCGGTGCTCGGGATCCTCGTCGCGTGCGGCGCCCCGCTCTGCCCGTTCGCGATCGTCACCCGCCACCCCTGCCCCGGCTGCGGGCTCACGCGCGCGACGCTCGCCCTCGCGCAGGGCCACCTCGCGGACGCGCTGCGGCTCCACCCCCTCTCCCCGGTCATGGCGCCGCTCGTGATCGCCGCGCTCGCGTACAACGCGGCGATCTACGTGAAGGACGGCCGCATCGCGGCCGCCGAGGGGATGCAGGGCGCGTGGGTCACGCGGCTCGGCATCGCGCTCGCGATCCTGATGCTCACCGTCTGGATCGCGCGCTTCTTCGGCGCGTTCGGCGGCCCCGTCCCTGTGTAG
- a CDS encoding zinc ribbon domain-containing protein — translation MFCPNCGTQNSETASTCTKCGYNLKSAAAPKFKGTMLMSQPSSGAGAAGPRAPGAPPPPAPPAGAPPGMAAIPSPPQGLAGTVVGVPPAGLGASAGPPPAPPPPGMGYGSPPPGGQQPSGPAFGGAAASPSGGYAPFGQQPQGVNPLGGTMAIDQLPGYGAPGQPPGGAGAPAGAFPPPGGYGQPPQGGPAGNPFGPPPGQDPMGGLGGAPPGYGQPPGYGQPPGYGQPPGYGQPPGGAPPGYGQPPGGAPPGYGQPPQHGASGYGPPPGQDPMGGGYGSPPGGGYGSPPGGSYGGPPGGGYGGSPAGGYGSPPGGGYGGSPGGSYGSPPGVSDPGYGGSPGGAQMSAPGQFGQAASNLGVYGGGGSMAPGAKGETRNPVTVCVIGMVCFLYAIWQMWAMLNELQQATKDPEFKPWYLFIPFLNYYFLWVKVPEQVTRAKQMAGSRNQQAEGIVLYVFLPLYALAKDLNEVWDPNAG, via the coding sequence GTGTTCTGTCCGAATTGTGGGACGCAAAACTCGGAAACGGCGTCCACGTGCACGAAGTGCGGCTACAACCTGAAGAGCGCGGCCGCGCCGAAGTTCAAGGGCACCATGCTGATGAGTCAGCCGTCCTCCGGGGCGGGCGCGGCGGGTCCGCGCGCGCCGGGGGCGCCTCCGCCTCCGGCGCCTCCGGCCGGAGCGCCGCCGGGCATGGCCGCGATCCCGAGCCCGCCGCAGGGCCTCGCGGGCACGGTGGTCGGTGTCCCGCCGGCGGGGCTCGGCGCTTCGGCGGGGCCTCCCCCTGCCCCGCCGCCTCCCGGGATGGGCTACGGCTCGCCGCCCCCCGGCGGGCAGCAGCCGTCTGGCCCGGCCTTCGGCGGCGCGGCCGCGAGCCCGTCCGGCGGCTATGCGCCGTTCGGCCAGCAGCCCCAGGGCGTCAACCCGCTCGGCGGCACCATGGCGATCGACCAGCTGCCCGGATACGGCGCCCCGGGCCAGCCGCCCGGGGGCGCAGGCGCGCCGGCCGGCGCGTTTCCTCCGCCCGGCGGCTACGGGCAGCCCCCGCAGGGCGGCCCGGCCGGGAATCCTTTTGGACCGCCCCCGGGCCAGGACCCGATGGGCGGCCTCGGCGGCGCGCCTCCCGGCTACGGGCAGCCGCCCGGCTACGGGCAGCCACCCGGTTACGGGCAGCCGCCCGGCTACGGGCAGCCGCCTGGCGGCGCGCCTCCCGGCTACGGGCAGCCGCCCGGCGGCGCGCCTCCCGGCTACGGGCAGCCTCCGCAGCACGGCGCCAGCGGGTACGGTCCGCCTCCGGGCCAGGACCCGATGGGCGGCGGCTACGGCAGCCCTCCGGGCGGCGGCTACGGCAGCCCTCCGGGCGGCAGCTACGGCGGCCCTCCGGGCGGCGGCTACGGCGGCTCGCCGGCTGGCGGCTACGGCAGCCCTCCGGGCGGCGGCTACGGCGGCTCGCCCGGCGGCAGCTACGGCAGCCCTCCGGGCGTGAGCGATCCCGGCTATGGCGGGTCGCCCGGCGGCGCTCAGATGTCGGCGCCCGGCCAGTTCGGCCAGGCGGCCAGCAACCTGGGCGTGTACGGCGGCGGCGGCTCGATGGCCCCGGGCGCGAAGGGGGAGACCCGCAACCCGGTCACTGTGTGCGTGATCGGGATGGTCTGCTTCCTCTACGCCATCTGGCAGATGTGGGCGATGCTCAACGAGCTCCAGCAGGCGACGAAGGACCCCGAGTTCAAGCCCTGGTACCTCTTCATCCCGTTCCTCAACTACTACTTCCTCTGGGTGAAGGTGCCGGAGCAGGTGACCCGGGCCAAGCAGATGGCCGGCTCGCGCAACCAGCAGGCCGAGGGCATCGTGCTCTACGTCTTCCTCCCGCTCTACGCGCTCGCGAAGGACCTCAACGAGGTCTGGGACCCGAACGCCGGCTGA